DNA sequence from the Falco biarmicus isolate bFalBia1 chromosome 5, bFalBia1.pri, whole genome shotgun sequence genome:
GATGCAAAAGAAAGGGGACAAGAAGCGCAAGAAGAGCCGCAAGGAGAGCTACTCGATCTACGTGTACAAGGTGCTGAAGCAGGTGCACCCCGACACGGGCATCTCGTCCAAGGCCACGGGCATCATGAACTCCTTCGTCAACGACATCTTCGAGCGCATCGCCGGCGAGGCCTCGCGCCTGGCGCACTACAACAAGCGCTCCACCATCACCTCGCGGGAGATCCAGACGGCCgtgcggctgctgctgcccggtGAGCTGGCCAAGCACGCCGTCTCCGAGGGCACCAAGGCTGTCACCAAGTACACCAGCTCCAAGTAGAGTGTCTCGGACCGTTACTTTTAACCCAAAGGCTCTTTTAAGAGCCACAAATTTTTTTGAGAAGGGCTGAATTGCCGTTTTTCTTGGGAGGTAGAAGGTATGTAAACAGCATATTGATTTGCacattactgaaaaattaagtaCTTTTAGGTAACCAAAACATAGCTACTTAAAGGGCAGAGAGCTCTCAACAGTCAGACTAAGAGCCCCACACTCTAAGAGCTGCAAATCAAGTaacatattttttccaagtATAAAATCCTGCAGCTTTGAGCTATAAAATTGCACTTTACAT
Encoded proteins:
- the LOC130150480 gene encoding histone H2B 1/2/3/4/6-like, producing the protein MPEPAKSAPTPKKGSKNAVTKMQKKGDKKRKKSRKESYSIYVYKVLKQVHPDTGISSKATGIMNSFVNDIFERIAGEASRLAHYNKRSTITSREIQTAVRLLLPGELAKHAVSEGTKAVTKYTSSK